One window of Gloeothece citriformis PCC 7424 genomic DNA carries:
- the xseA gene encoding exodeoxyribonuclease VII large subunit, whose protein sequence is MSITFSETALSVSGLTTYIQDLLEGDEQLQQVWVTGEVSSLNDHPRGLFFTLSDPQVEAAVNCVVWNSQRLRLVEEPKVGAQILVLGSIRLYAKRGDYRLTVFQVLAVGEGLQALRYQQLRSRLQAEGLFDHERKRLLPLHPQTIAVVTSPTAAAWGDIQRTLSQRYPGLHLLFSPATVQGEEAPPSIVRAMERVNRDGRAEVMILARGGGSVEDLSCFNDERVVRAIALSQIPVITGIGHQRDESLADLVADVSVHTPTAAAERVVPDYNQLVIDHQQRVNRIIDSVRERLQQESNYLDQLHSRLTQLPTTSRYLAQMTAKCQLLKQKLIALDPQEVLKRGYAVVRKRDEKIIRTTDELVPEQELTIQLGQGFFKVKVTDILS, encoded by the coding sequence ATGAGTATTACCTTTTCTGAGACAGCTTTATCCGTTTCTGGTTTAACCACTTATATTCAAGATTTATTAGAGGGAGACGAACAATTACAACAGGTTTGGGTAACTGGGGAAGTCTCTAGTCTCAATGATCATCCCAGAGGGCTATTTTTTACTCTCAGTGATCCTCAAGTAGAAGCCGCCGTCAATTGTGTTGTCTGGAATTCTCAACGGTTGCGACTGGTAGAAGAACCCAAAGTCGGGGCACAAATTTTAGTATTAGGGAGTATTCGTCTCTATGCTAAACGGGGTGATTATCGGTTAACGGTTTTTCAAGTTTTAGCCGTAGGGGAAGGGTTACAAGCGTTACGATATCAACAATTGCGATCGCGTTTACAAGCGGAGGGGTTATTTGATCACGAGAGAAAACGCCTCTTACCCCTCCATCCACAAACTATCGCCGTTGTCACTTCTCCTACTGCCGCCGCCTGGGGAGATATTCAACGAACTCTCTCCCAACGTTATCCGGGGTTACATCTTTTATTTTCTCCTGCCACTGTACAAGGGGAAGAAGCGCCTCCCTCTATTGTCAGGGCGATGGAACGGGTTAACCGCGATGGACGAGCAGAAGTTATGATATTAGCTAGGGGTGGGGGTTCAGTGGAAGATTTATCCTGTTTTAATGATGAACGAGTTGTCCGGGCGATCGCTTTAAGTCAAATTCCGGTTATAACAGGTATTGGGCATCAACGAGATGAATCTTTAGCTGATTTAGTGGCGGATGTGAGTGTACATACCCCTACGGCAGCAGCAGAAAGAGTTGTTCCGGATTATAATCAATTAGTGATCGACCATCAACAGCGAGTCAATCGAATTATTGACAGTGTTCGAGAAAGATTGCAACAAGAGTCGAATTATTTAGACCAATTACACAGTCGTTTAACTCAACTTCCCACTACTTCTCGGTACTTAGCACAAATGACCGCTAAATGTCAACTCTTGAAACAAAAATTAATCGCCCTTGATCCCCAAGAAGTTTTAAAAAGAGGGTATGCAGTGGTGAGAAAGAGGGATGAGAAAATTATACGGACAACGGATGAATTAGTCCCAGAGCAAGAATTGACTATACAATTAGGTCAAGGGTTTTTTAAAGTCAAGGTGACAGACATTTTATCTTAA
- the xseB gene encoding exodeoxyribonuclease VII small subunit has translation MPSRSKRPKNWNYEETVAEVEEIIQQIEYGSLPLEEVFKQFEVAVERLQKCEEFLNQGKERMSLLIETLEEDVEF, from the coding sequence ATGCCTTCTCGTTCTAAACGTCCTAAAAATTGGAATTATGAAGAAACGGTTGCTGAAGTTGAGGAAATTATTCAGCAAATAGAATATGGTTCTTTACCTTTAGAAGAAGTATTTAAACAGTTTGAGGTAGCTGTTGAACGGTTACAAAAATGTGAAGAATTTCTCAATCAAGGCAAAGAAAGAATGAGTTTATTAATTGAAACATTAGAGGAAGATGTAGAGTTTTAA
- a CDS encoding PEP-CTERM sorting domain-containing protein — MMKKLNLPLVTVVTGFNFALSMMVAEEATAINLRATFVGPNRWEYRLDPPYNPLEVVTGPSFGFFDPSIKVGDRLVIDGINVTAIGVSGDAAVSKGRWTPLEEFLPIPVWETQQDGYLSNILFSREFGTFSIESPNPNGLVEWGYIRGGQIIARGLVEGPVVVPEPITLLGTATALGFSVLFKRELKNKQKKAK, encoded by the coding sequence ATGATGAAAAAATTAAATTTACCGTTGGTAACGGTCGTTACAGGCTTCAATTTTGCCTTAAGTATGATGGTGGCAGAAGAAGCGACTGCCATAAATTTAAGAGCGACATTCGTCGGGCCTAATCGATGGGAGTACCGACTTGATCCTCCTTATAATCCTCTTGAAGTTGTTACTGGACCTTCTTTTGGTTTTTTCGATCCCTCTATTAAGGTAGGAGATCGATTAGTAATAGACGGAATAAACGTTACAGCAATTGGTGTATCTGGAGATGCCGCAGTATCTAAAGGTCGGTGGACACCACTGGAGGAATTTCTACCCATACCGGTTTGGGAAACCCAGCAAGATGGCTACTTGAGTAATATACTATTTTCCAGGGAATTTGGCACTTTTTCAATTGAAAGCCCAAATCCCAATGGATTAGTAGAGTGGGGTTATATTCGAGGAGGCCAAATAATTGCACGTGGGCTAGTTGAGGGGCCTGTAGTAGTACCAGAACCTATAACCCTGCTTGGTACAGCTACCGCTTTAGGATTCAGTGTTTTATTTAAGCGAGAACTTAAAAACAAACAAAAAAAGGCTAAATAG
- a CDS encoding SAM-dependent methyltransferase, translating to MTIKLDIGYIPCHPKIVDAMLTLAHLTEKDVLYDLGCGDGRIIIRAAQQYNVKGIGIDLDPQRIKQANINAKLAGVNRRVTFLCQNLFDTQISQATVVTLYLLPHLNLKLLPLLLKQLQPGSRIVSRDFDMGDWVASKIWHLQVEEEEVKLYYWVVR from the coding sequence ATGACTATAAAGCTAGATATTGGCTATATTCCTTGTCATCCTAAAATTGTTGATGCTATGTTAACTTTAGCCCATCTTACAGAAAAGGATGTCTTATATGATCTCGGTTGTGGAGATGGACGTATTATTATTAGAGCAGCACAACAATATAATGTAAAAGGGATAGGAATAGACCTTGATCCTCAACGCATTAAACAAGCTAACATAAATGCTAAATTGGCCGGAGTTAATAGACGAGTGACTTTTTTATGTCAAAATCTCTTTGATACTCAAATTAGTCAAGCAACGGTTGTTACTCTTTATTTACTCCCCCATCTTAATTTAAAATTGCTGCCTCTGTTATTAAAACAACTTCAACCGGGTTCGCGTATTGTATCGAGAGATTTTGATATGGGAGACTGGGTTGCCTCTAAAATTTGGCATCTGCAAGTCGAGGAAGAAGAAGTTAAGCTTTATTATTGGGTTGTGAGATAA
- a CDS encoding polysaccharide deacetylase family protein — MKTLFNHLLNQKTGYKSFLFLGGALIIAGSIIVLTRSGISEPQDSSSLYTQFPLAPSFNNLEEFCAENVKGTTSTVSSNILCSERGIKPQEFITPNPERDKPIDVIDITLNTWENSRSLIPLSPWPTINNHAKLAKVPVIMYHDILPKKEVFFDVTPEELEEHFKLIQDQGLTPISLNLLIAHLRSGFPLPEKPILLTFDDGYGGHYKYVYPLLKKYGYPATFSIYVKKMEMKTGRTSVTWEQLKEMAADPLVTIVSHSVTHPRDLRELSDDQLRTEIIESKRILEQQLNIPIDYFTYPEGKADARVKQWVAAAGYRGALSMNDLDEHFAGESPDLLTIGRFGQSRIREVIEQAWGGYPAPRYDGGFNFNTRIYKQDFTVNDTQLTLITGGRPNTIHADTRYQVSEIIAGTGAEAAVDGGFFSLESLDSNVMIGPVLGHNTGEFIPGNAWEIPRIKGRPLVLMSSDRVRFVPFDPNKHNTYEGVISEATEGEKITDAFVGAAWLVRDNQPQPPEAFGELFDFEAARHRAFWGINQAGQPVIGVTKTMVGSVELGEILHQLGLRDAVMLDSGASTSLAYQGESLVGYTPRPVPHVVALFPPLPSLPEFGYLGLPCMIYQESCVISSQP, encoded by the coding sequence ATGAAAACTCTATTTAATCATCTATTAAATCAAAAGACGGGTTATAAATCTTTTTTGTTTCTCGGTGGTGCATTGATCATTGCGGGGAGTATTATAGTCTTAACGCGATCGGGAATTTCAGAACCTCAAGACTCATCATCGTTGTATACTCAATTTCCCTTAGCCCCTTCTTTCAACAATTTAGAGGAATTTTGCGCTGAAAATGTAAAGGGGACTACATCAACTGTCTCAAGTAATATTCTCTGTTCAGAAAGAGGGATTAAACCGCAAGAATTTATTACCCCGAACCCTGAACGAGATAAACCGATAGATGTTATCGATATTACTCTAAATACTTGGGAAAATAGTAGATCTCTGATTCCTTTAAGTCCTTGGCCAACGATTAATAATCACGCCAAATTAGCCAAAGTTCCCGTGATTATGTATCATGACATTTTACCGAAAAAAGAAGTCTTTTTTGATGTTACTCCAGAAGAACTTGAAGAGCATTTTAAGTTAATTCAAGACCAAGGATTAACCCCCATTAGTTTAAATCTATTAATTGCCCATTTAAGAAGCGGTTTCCCCTTACCCGAAAAACCGATTTTATTAACCTTTGATGATGGATATGGGGGACATTATAAATATGTTTATCCCTTATTAAAAAAATACGGTTATCCGGCGACTTTTTCGATTTATGTGAAAAAAATGGAGATGAAAACCGGACGAACTAGCGTCACTTGGGAACAATTAAAAGAAATGGCCGCCGATCCTTTAGTAACGATTGTTTCCCATAGTGTGACTCATCCTAGGGATTTAAGAGAATTAAGTGATGATCAATTACGGACAGAAATTATCGAGTCAAAACGCATTTTAGAACAACAATTAAACATTCCCATCGATTATTTTACCTATCCAGAAGGTAAAGCAGATGCCAGAGTCAAACAATGGGTAGCCGCCGCCGGATATCGGGGCGCATTATCAATGAATGATCTCGATGAACATTTTGCCGGAGAATCCCCTGATTTACTGACTATAGGACGTTTTGGCCAGTCTCGCATCCGAGAAGTCATCGAACAAGCTTGGGGGGGTTATCCTGCCCCTAGATATGACGGAGGATTTAATTTTAATACTCGGATCTACAAACAAGATTTTACCGTTAATGATACCCAATTAACCCTGATTACCGGAGGAAGACCGAATACTATTCATGCAGATACTCGTTATCAAGTCTCAGAAATTATCGCAGGAACAGGGGCAGAAGCGGCAGTAGATGGGGGCTTTTTCTCGTTAGAGTCTTTAGATTCTAATGTGATGATTGGGCCAGTTTTAGGTCACAATACCGGAGAGTTTATTCCGGGGAATGCCTGGGAAATTCCCAGAATTAAAGGTCGTCCTCTAGTCTTAATGAGTAGCGATCGGGTGAGATTTGTTCCTTTTGATCCCAATAAACATAATACTTATGAAGGGGTTATCTCAGAAGCCACCGAGGGAGAAAAAATTACCGATGCTTTTGTTGGGGCAGCTTGGTTAGTGCGAGATAATCAACCTCAACCGCCAGAAGCTTTTGGAGAATTATTTGATTTTGAGGCCGCCCGTCATCGGGCATTTTGGGGTATTAACCAAGCCGGACAACCGGTTATCGGGGTGACTAAAACGATGGTGGGTTCTGTCGAATTAGGGGAAATTTTGCATCAATTAGGACTCAGAGATGCGGTTATGTTGGATTCTGGGGCGAGTACCTCTCTAGCTTATCAAGGAGAATCTTTAGTCGGTTATACTCCTCGTCCGGTTCCTCATGTCGTGGCATTATTTCCTCCCTTGCCCAGTTTACCTGAGTTCGGTTATTTAGGATTACCCTGTATGATTTATCAGGAGTCTTGTGTTATTTCGTCTCAACCCTAG
- a CDS encoding MFS transporter, whose amino-acid sequence MSLAFINIFLSLFTFGIVVAFLGASKLYIAQKLGLNDARMAWLISLNQFSNLLGTLIAGYGLVSISYKLVLGSGFLLIIGSIWLVGTYQIYWPVTIALSGLGLGGSFLNVGSNALLPVLRPNNPSSITNLAHACFGFGALVLPILLTLLLRRFGWRKALNILTFLILIPTLMSLVAFYPTTSNLPNSTNSFSFLANKTILLAMLASFCYVAIEASLATWLTTYLKQAGWNEIKASGFVAFFWLALMVGRLLASSLLTANNGLFLIQLLTLILIITLMSMTTFITLWTSVLSVVMLGFCCAPIFPTLVGVTFAKFDSALSGNIYALVAAVGMGGATILPYIVGRVSSSISIYYGLRILILPASILLLTAFYL is encoded by the coding sequence ATGAGTTTAGCCTTTATTAATATATTTTTATCTCTTTTTACCTTTGGAATTGTCGTTGCATTTTTAGGAGCATCTAAATTATATATAGCACAAAAGTTAGGGTTAAATGATGCTAGAATGGCTTGGCTCATTTCCCTCAATCAGTTTTCTAATTTATTAGGAACTCTGATTGCTGGTTATGGATTAGTTTCTATTAGTTATAAGTTAGTTCTTGGGTCTGGTTTTTTACTGATTATTGGGTCAATTTGGTTAGTAGGAACTTATCAAATTTATTGGCCGGTGACTATTGCGTTATCGGGATTAGGACTAGGGGGAAGTTTTCTCAATGTTGGCAGTAATGCTTTATTGCCGGTCTTGAGACCGAATAACCCCTCTTCTATTACTAATTTAGCTCATGCCTGTTTTGGTTTTGGGGCTTTAGTTTTACCCATTTTACTTACTTTATTATTGAGAAGATTTGGATGGAGAAAAGCCTTAAATATCCTGACGTTTTTAATTTTAATTCCTACTCTAATGTCTTTAGTCGCTTTCTATCCAACGACCTCAAACTTACCGAATTCGACTAATTCCTTCTCTTTTTTGGCAAATAAAACTATTTTATTAGCCATGTTAGCGTCTTTTTGTTATGTAGCCATAGAAGCTTCTCTAGCCACCTGGTTAACGACTTATTTAAAACAAGCGGGATGGAATGAGATCAAAGCGTCAGGATTTGTGGCTTTTTTTTGGTTAGCTTTAATGGTCGGTCGATTATTAGCGAGTAGTTTATTAACGGCTAATAATGGACTATTTTTAATTCAATTATTGACATTGATTTTAATTATTACTTTAATGAGTATGACGACTTTTATTACTCTTTGGACAAGTGTCTTATCCGTCGTCATGTTAGGATTTTGTTGTGCCCCTATTTTTCCCACTCTTGTGGGAGTCACTTTTGCTAAATTTGATTCCGCTTTATCGGGAAATATATACGCTTTAGTCGCTGCGGTAGGCATGGGAGGGGCGACTATTTTACCTTATATTGTTGGCAGAGTTTCTTCTTCTATCTCTATCTATTACGGCCTGAGAATTTTGATTCTCCCTGCTAGTATTTTACTCCTGACGGCTTTTTATTTATGA